CTGATCCGCGCGACCACTGCAAGCAATGTTGCTGCCACCATGACGGAGCCCTGTGAAATCATCCACCGCGAGATTGAAGAGCACGGCTCGATTTCGTTCGCCCGCTTCATGGAACTCTCACTTTATTGTCCAGAAACTGGATATTATGAACGATTAGGGAACACGCCCGGCGCGCGCGGTGACTTCTATACGAACGTCAGTGTGGGTGGTTT
Above is a window of Candidatus Angelobacter sp. DNA encoding:
- a CDS encoding SAM-dependent methyltransferase; amino-acid sequence: MTEPCEIIHREIEEHGSISFARFMELSLYCPETGYYERLGNTPGARGDFYTNVSVGGFFGELLAFQFANWIEEGRIEKPRLFEAGAHDGRL